One segment of Brassica napus cultivar Da-Ae chromosome C3, Da-Ae, whole genome shotgun sequence DNA contains the following:
- the LOC125583401 gene encoding uncharacterized protein LOC125583401, with translation MNTRSRGPTNLVPRVEDIRALEREIARQRREVEQQAHLQGLGFDMENLPQDGEAQGGNGPRADHFRPQRQPQHPQRQARAIGAYDQPHIHGHRLGIRAPAVENNNFEIKSGLLNTIENNKYHGLAAEDPFDHLYKFDQYCGLSKTNGVSEDAFKLKLFPFSLGDKAHQWEKTLPSDTVTTWEDCKRAFLEKFFSTSRTAKIRNEISGFQQKGLESFSEAWERFKGYWSQCPHHGFSKESLLSTFYRGALPQCRNRLDTASNGFFLGRTEEEAEELVENMAKSDSVYSEEHDRVNRNDDQQTKREIKSLQEKMDLLLSNQAKQEQVNFVGGPIQEIPPKINEVDGLEGQEELCFINNNGSWYRKEPNFQYNNYQQKSYSNNQQGGYQQRQNTQQGSYQPRQNTPPGFNNNNNQSTQAQGSSSQAPASDTSVDAMFKKLLDFQAKNEKTMGYEFTKIHSKIDGSYNELNNKIRHLENQFASMNSQPSRQQGALPGKPEQNPKETMKAITLRSGKQLPPRTLIRDNEKQDGEVIINVDDDVVIMDEKTNEEILEKIVEAKGKGKIGEEKKGKNKNEVATSSKEALFNPPPYEPKLPFPGRFKRQLLEQYKALFEKQMSEVQITMPIIDAFMLVPQYSKFLKDAVTKKKKEMEGMVVLTHECSAIIQRLTIPKKLEDPGSFTLPCAIGQFTFERCLCDLGASVSLMPLSIAKRLGFTQYKKCRLSLVLADRSVKIPIGILEDLPVMVGNCEIPTDFVVLEMDEEPTDPLILGRPFLATAGAVVNVKEGKIDLHLGKGNILHFDIKEVMKKPITQSQAFYIEEMEVLADELLEELALEDSLQHALTIEREVQMVENKESDAYVKMLDSHREISDEEQNEELSYEDHHASSATQQENLQEDDWSELKAPKVELKPLPHGVRYAFLGPNETYPVIVSSELSEDELSKLLNELKKCRKAIGYSLDDIKGLSPSLCMHRIHLEDESMTSIEHQRRLNPNLKDVVKKEILKLLDAGVIYPISDSKWVSPVHVVPKKGGMTVVKNDKDELIPTRTITGHRMCIDYRKLNKASRKDHFPLPFIDQMLERLANHPYYCFLDGYSGFFQIPIHPNDQEKTTFTCPYGTFAYRRMPFGLCNAPATFQRCMMSIFSDLIEDVVEVFMDDFSVYGSSFSACLSNLSRVLKRCEETNLVLNWEKCHFMVKEGIVLGHKISERGIEVDKAKIEVMVGLAAPKTVKDIRSFLGHAGFYRRFIQDFSMIARPMTKLLCKEAAFVFDWECLQAFKKLKEKLVSAPIVQPPDWDLPFEIMCDASDYAVGAVLGQKKDKKTHVIYYASKTLDEAQMKYATTEKELLAIVYAFEKFRSYLVGSKVIVYTDHAALRHLMAKKDAKPRLLRWILLLQEFDLEIRDKPGVENSVADHLSRLKIESEIPIDEGLPEEQIMAIGAVIAVCETGKKLEEVKATEEKGPWYADLVNYLACGREPLDLEGYAKKKFYKDVKRYYWDEPYLYILCRDQLYRRAVADEEVEGILTHCHGSSYGGHFATFKTVSKVLQAGFWWPHMFKDTQDFVSRCDSCQRRGNITKRNEMPQNPILEVEVFDVWGIDFMGPFPSSFGNKYILVAVDYVSKWVEAVASPTNDSRVVIKMFKSTIFPRFGVPRAVISDGGSHFINKLFESLLKKNGVKHKVATPYHPQTSGQVEISNREIKSILEKTVGITRKDWSIKLDDALWAYRTAYKTPLGTTPFNLVYEKACHLPVELEYKALWAVKLLNFDIKSAKEKRLLQLNELEEIRLDAFENSRIYKEKTKAFHDKKILKREFSAGDQVLLYNSRLKLFPGKLKSRWSGPFKIKEVRPHGAIVLWNKNGGDFIVNGQRVKLYMGATTEEERTSVPLSDPIPT, from the coding sequence atgaacacaaggagcagaggtccaacaaacctagttccaagagttgaagacattagagcacttgagagggagatagcaagacaaagaagagaagtagagcaacaggctcacttgcaaGGGTTGGGGTTTGATATGGAGAATCTGCCTCAAGATGGTGAAGCCCAAGGAGGCAATGGTCCAAGAGCTGATCATTTTAGACCACAGCGCCAGCCACAACATCCACAGCGCCAAGCTcgtgccattggagcctatgatcaacctcacattcatggtcataggttgggaatcagagcaccagctgtggagaacaacaacttcgagatcaagtcagggctgctcaacactatagagaacaacaagtatcatggtcttGCTGCTGAAGACCCTTTTGATCACTTGTACAAGTTTGATCAGTACTGTGGCTTGTCCAAGACAaatggtgtttctgaagatgcttTCAAGCTGAAGCTAtttcctttctctttgggagacaaggcacaccaatgggagaagactcttccaagtgacactGTCACTACTTGGGAAGATTGCAAGAGAGCTTTCCTAGAAAAGTTTTTCTCTACTTCAAGGACAGCTAAGATCAGGAACGAAATATCCGGATTTCAACAAAAAGGTCTAGAGAGCTTCAGTGAAGCATGGGAAAGGTTCAAGGGTTATTGGTCTCAGTGCCCTCATCATGGTTTCAGCAAGGAGAGTTTGCTTAGCACCTTCTATAGAGGAGCCTTACCACAGTGCAGAAACAGGCTTGATACTGccagcaatggtttcttcttggggagaactgaagaagaagcagaggaaCTGGTGGAGAACATGGCTAAGAGCGACTCCGTCTACAGCGAGGAGCATGATAGAGTCAACAGAAATGATGATCAACAGACAAAGAGAGAGATCAAATCCCTGCAGGAGAAGATGGACTTGCTTCTTTCTAACCAAGCTAAACAAGAGCAGGTCAACTTTGTGGGTGGTCCTATTCAAGAGATTCCTCCCAAGATTAATGAagttgatggtttggaaggacaagaagagctgtgcttcatcaacaacaatggttcttggtacaggaaggaacctaactttcagtacaacaactaccagcaaAAGTCCTACTcaaacaaccagcaaggaggATACCAGCAGAGGCAAAACACTCAGCAAGGGAGCTATCAGCCTAGGCAAAACACccctcctggtttcaacaataacaacaatcaGTCTACTCAAGCTCAAGGAAGTTCTTCACAAGCTCCAGCTTCAGATACAAGTGTGGAtgcaatgttcaagaaacttTTGGATTTTCAGGCCAAGAATGAGAAGACAATGGGTTATGAGTTCACGAAAAttcactccaagattgatggaagttacaatgagctcaacaacaagatcCGCCATttggagaatcagtttgcttcaaTGAACTCTCAGCCAAGTCGCCAACAAGGGGCATTACCTGGAAAGCCAGAGCAAAATCCCAAGGAGACAATGAAAGccatcacccttaggagtggaaaACAGCTACCACCACGAACTCTCATTAGGGATAATGAGAAGCAAGATGGGGAGGTGATCATCAATGTGGATGATGATGTAGTTATTATGGATGAGAAGACCAATGaagagatcttggagaaaatAGTTGAAGCAAAAGGAAAGGGTAAAAttggagaagaaaagaaagggaaGAACAAGAATGAAGTTGCTACTTCATCAAAAGAAGCTCTATTCaatcctcctccctatgaaccaaAACTTCCTTTTCCCGGTAGATTCAAGAGACAGCTTTTGGAGCAATACAAGGCTTTATTTGAGaaacaaatgagtgaagttcagatTACTATGCCCATAATTGATGCCTTCATGCTAGTgcctcaatacagcaagttcctcAAGGATGCTgtaactaagaagaagaaggagatggaaggcatggTGGTTCTTACTCATGAGTGTAGTGCTATTATCCAAAGGCTAACCATCCCTAAGAAGCTTGAAGATCCAGGAAGCTTTACTTTACCTTGCGCCATTGGGCAATTTACTTTTGAGAGGTGTCTATGCGATTTGGGAGCAAGTGTGAGCCTTATGCCTCTCTCCATTGCTAAAAGGCTTGGCTTTACAcaatacaagaagtgtagactctctcttgTGCTAGCTGATCGCTCAGTGAAGATTCCCATTGGTATCCTAGAAGATCTCCCTGTCATGGTTGGAAATTGTGAGAtccctacagattttgtggtgttaGAGATGGATGAAGAACCAACAGATCCTTTAATACTGGGGAGACCTTTCTTGGCTACAGCAGGAGCAGTTGTGAATGTTAAGGAAGGGAAGATTGATCTTCACCTTGGAAAGGGGAAcattcttcactttgacatcaaggaagTGATGAAGAAGCCTATTACTCAAAGCCAAGCTTTCTACATTGAGGAGATGGAGGTGTTAGCTGATGAACTTCTAGAGGAGTTGGCACTTGAAGACTCTCTACAACATGCCTTAACAATTGAGAGAGAGGTCCAAATGGTTGAGAACAAGGAAAGTGATGCTTATGTGAAGATGCTGGACTCTCACAGGGAGATTAGTGATGAAGAACAGAATGAGGAGCTTTCATATGAGGATCACCATGCTTCCTCAGCTACTCAACAAGAGAATCTCCAAGAGGATGATTGGAGTGAACTCAAAgcaccaaaagtggagcttaaacctcttccccatggtgtaaggtatgctttCCTTGGCCCTAATGAGACTTACCCTGTCATAGTGAGTAGTGAGCTTAGTGAAGATGAATTGTCTAAACTtttgaatgaacttaaaaagtgtagaaaggcaataggctactcactagatgatattaaagggctatcaccttctttatgcatgcataggatacatctagaggatgaatctatgacttctatagagcatcaaagaaggttgaaCCCCAACTTGAAggatgttgttaagaaagagattctaaaACTCTTAGATGCAGGAGTCATCTATCCTATTTCGGATAGCAAATGGGTgtctcctgtgcatgttgttCCAAAGAAAGGAGGAATGACTGTAGTTAAAAATGATAAGGATGAACTAATACCGACAAGAACAATAACaggacataggatgtgcatagATTATCGAAAACTTAACAAagcatctagaaaggatcattttccattgccattcattgatcaaatgcttgagagacttgcaaatcatccatattattgttttcttgatgggtattcagggttcttccaaatccccatacatccaaatgatcaagagaaaacgacttTCACATGCCCCTATGGTACCTTTgcttatcgaaggatgccatttgggctatgtaatgctccagccactttccaaagatgcatgatgtctattttctctgatcttatagaggatgttgtggaggtgtttatggatgatttctctgtctacggatcttcgttttctgcttgtttgtcaaatcttAGCAGGGTCCTCAAGAGATGTGAAGagaccaaccttgtgctgaactgggagaagtgtcacttcatggttaaggaagggattgtgcttggacacaagatttcagagaggGGGATTGAGGTAGACAAGGCCAAGATTGAAGTGATGGTTGGGTTAGCTGCACCAAAGACGGTTAAGGACATTAGAAGCTTCCTAGGTCATGCTGGAttctatagaagattcatcCAAGACTTCTCAATGATAGCAAGGCCAATGACTAAGCTTCTATGCAAGGAGGCTGCATTCGTCTTTGATTGGGAATGTCTACAAGCcttcaagaagttgaaggagaaGCTGGTTAGCGCCCCaattgtgcagccaccagattgggatctcccctttgagatcatgtgtgatgctagtgactatgctgtgggagctgttcttggtcaaaagaaagacaagaagactcatgtgatctactatgcgagTAAAACTCTTGATGAAGCCCAAATGAAGTATGCCACAACTGAGAAGGAGTTGCTAGCCATTGTCTACGCCTTTGaaaagttcagaagctacttagTTGGGTCAAAGGTCATAgtctacactgatcatgctgcattgagacacctcatggccaagaaggatgctaAGCCAAGACTGTTGAGGTGGATCTTgctgctacaagagtttgaCCTTGAGATTAGAGACAAACCAGGAGTTGAGAATAGTGTAGCAGACCACTTGTCTAGACTGAAGATTGAGAGTGAGATCCCTATTGATGAAGGGCTTCCAGAAGAGCAGATCATGGCAATTGGAGCAGTGATAGCGGTTTGTGAAACTGGAAAGAAACTTGAAGAAGTGAAGGCAACTGAAGAGAAAGggccttggtatgctgatttggtgaactacTTAGCTTGTGGGAGAGAGCCACTTGATCTTGAGggatatgccaagaagaagttctacaaagatGTGAAGCGATACTATTGGGATGAACCTTACCTCTACATCctttgtagagatcaactctatagaagaGCAGTAGCtgatgaagaagttgaaggGATCCTCACACactgtcatggatcatcctatggagggCACTTTGCTACTTTCAAAACAGTCTCAAAGGTGTTACAAGCTGGGTTTTGGTGGCCTCATATGTTCAAAGACACTCAAGACTTTGTCTCtaggtgtgattcatgccaaaggagaggaaacatcaccaaaagaaatgagatgcctcaaaacccaattctagaagtggaggtgtttgatgtgtggggtattgacttcatgggaccattcccatcatcttttggcaacaaatacatccttgtagctgttgactacgtctccaagtgggtagaaGCTGTGGCAAGTCCCACCAATGATTCTAGGGTGGTGATTAAGATGTTCAAAagcaccatctttccaaggtttggagttccaagagctgTCATCAGTGATGGGGgttctcacttcatcaacaagctgtttgaaagtcttctcaagaagaatggtgtgaagcataAGGTTGCTACACCATaccatcctcagacaagtggaCAAGTTGAGATCTCCAACAGAGAAATCAAGTCTATTTTGGAGAAAACAGTGGGGATTACAAGGAAAGATTGGTCCATCAAGCTAGATGATGCACTATGGGCTTATAGGACTGCTTACAAAACTCCCTTAggaaccacacctttcaaccttgtGTATGAGAAGGCTTGTCATCTACCGGTTGAACTTGAGTACAAAGCATTGTGGGCTGttaagttgctgaactttgacatcaagagcgCAAAGGAGAAGAGACTTCTCCAACTCAATGAACTGGAGGAGATCCGActtgatgcttttgagaactcaaggatttacaaggagaaaaccaaagcttttcatgacaagaagatcttgaagagaGAGTTCAGTGCTGGAGATCAAgtgcttctctacaactctagacTGAAGTTGTTCCCCGGGAAGCTCAAGTCAAGAtggtccggtcctttcaagatcaaggaagttaGGCCACATGGGGCAATTGTGTTATGGAACAAGAATGGTGGAGACTTTATAGTCAATGGACAgagggttaagctctacatgggagCCACAACAGAAGAGGAAAGAACTTCGGTTCCACTCTCCGACCCCATTCCCACCTAG